A single Nostoc sp. PCC 7107 DNA region contains:
- the rplT gene encoding 50S ribosomal protein L20 — translation MTRVKRGNVARKRRNKILKLAKGFRGSHSTLFRTANQQVMKALRSAYRDRKKRKRDFRRLWITRINAAARQHGLSYSQLIGNLKKAEIQLNRKMLAQLAVLDPTSFSKVAELAIQAKK, via the coding sequence ATGACACGGGTAAAACGCGGTAACGTAGCTCGTAAACGCCGCAATAAAATTCTCAAGTTAGCTAAAGGTTTTCGTGGTTCTCACTCAACGCTGTTTAGAACCGCTAACCAGCAAGTAATGAAAGCACTCCGCAGTGCTTACCGCGATCGCAAAAAGCGCAAACGCGATTTTCGCCGTCTGTGGATTACGCGGATCAATGCTGCTGCTAGACAGCATGGTTTAAGCTATAGCCAGTTGATTGGTAACTTGAAAAAAGCCGAGATCCAACTCAACCGTAAAATGTTGGCACAATTAGCAGTCTTAGATCCTACCAGCTTCAGCAAAGTTGCTGAATTGGCAATCCAAGCTAAAAAATAA
- a CDS encoding HEAT repeat domain-containing protein gives MYTYIKRKSPLFLFLLTLLLTLLLCLPWVSAKEKPKPKPEAWQINGIVAALDDGYDNVKKLAFDKLNEYDLQNLRLVFDKPEDIALKTAKILKDKSVDNSVRAGAAEALGTLGDAAQPYVKDIADILKDKSVNSSVRGSAAKALGNLGDAAKPYVKDILNFFKDKSVNIYVRYYAAEALGNLGDAVQPYVKDIADILKDKSVDNNVRYYAAEALGNLGDAAQPYVKDIVDILKDKSVNSYVRGNAAKALGNLGDAAKPYVKDILDFFKDKSLDNNVRRSAAEALGNLGDVAQPYVKDIADILKDKSVNIYVRGSAAVALGNLGDAAQPYVKDILDILKDKSVDNDVRYYAAEALGNLGDAAQPYVKDIADILKDKSVNSYVRGSAAKALGNLGDAAKPYVKDILDFFKDKSLDNNVRGSAAEALGNLGDAAQPYVKDILDILKDKSVDNGVGYGAAVALGKIEQLKLNNIVVILDNVYYDGQLQIAQWRFLTYFLGGGTEEVKTLLTWLGFPETKTIPTSLTHEQGVKTLQIFAQAWEPSKDFTRLQQDLAKQIAVVARKISWQPQDIVILETHYNNLKKAGFNEADSLQSVIVSLKGWQWFINARLTIISHALVWLALIFAYPKFPQVQAIFFWNPWVRRILGVGYVGFLLTWIPFFRRKLFEPFKPSLLADAGLDNFHPEAYFPESLVKVPGAEKPQAINQVLPSITGQIVLEGDSGLGKSMFLRYLVKTSPRIVVYLPARKCDNGVIEAIQAKLHGQAQDADFLKNLIYSGALDICIDGLNEVTADTRAKICQFVESYFRGNIIMATQPLEWIPPSTAKIYKLQPLELAQIQQFLLSRQPQLPKDANIQGDNYKQACTSYLTQTLSQQQPPEELAANQRILSNPMDLSLVALMLSQGESPNLFHLQQQQYKLMAAEYLQEWKQEFPLKKFSDAVYQMRLDDEQALPAAEFHQVLQSLEDEKYKMVVSRQWQNEEGAAKKEWYFRHDKIMEFFLVQNFLGEGDDAEKHLIDHIGDPRFRGVYFLLATLLPLDAAKELREKLIQYAADTKDHTVSDTFVQLLRPRS, from the coding sequence ATGTATACGTATATTAAAAGAAAATCGCCCCTTTTCCTCTTTCTGCTTACCCTGCTGCTGACACTTTTGCTGTGTTTACCTTGGGTGAGCGCCAAAGAAAAGCCCAAGCCCAAACCAGAAGCGTGGCAGATTAACGGTATAGTCGCCGCCCTGGATGATGGATATGACAATGTGAAGAAACTCGCTTTTGACAAGCTCAATGAATATGATTTGCAAAATTTGAGATTGGTGTTTGACAAACCAGAGGATATTGCACTCAAAACTGCCAAAATCCTCAAGGATAAATCTGTTGACAATTCTGTTCGTGCCGGTGCAGCAGAGGCATTGGGAACTCTGGGCGATGCTGCTCAACCTTATGTCAAAGACATCGCTGATATCCTCAAGGATAAATCTGTTAACAGTTCTGTTCGTGGTAGTGCAGCAAAGGCGTTGGGAAATCTAGGGGATGCTGCCAAACCTTATGTCAAAGACATCCTCAACTTCTTCAAGGATAAATCTGTTAACATTTATGTTCGTTACTATGCAGCAGAGGCGTTGGGAAATTTGGGCGATGCTGTTCAACCTTATGTCAAAGACATCGCTGATATCCTCAAGGATAAATCTGTTGACAATAATGTTCGTTACTATGCAGCAGAGGCGTTGGGAAATTTGGGCGATGCTGCTCAACCTTATGTCAAAGACATCGTTGACATCCTCAAGGATAAATCTGTTAACAGTTATGTTCGCGGTAATGCAGCAAAGGCGTTGGGAAATCTGGGGGATGCTGCCAAACCCTACGTCAAAGACATCCTCGACTTCTTCAAGGATAAATCTCTTGACAATAATGTTCGTCGTAGTGCCGCAGAGGCGTTGGGAAATCTGGGCGATGTTGCTCAACCTTATGTCAAAGACATCGCTGACATCCTCAAGGATAAATCTGTTAACATTTATGTTCGTGGTAGTGCAGCAGTGGCGTTAGGAAATTTGGGCGATGCTGCTCAACCTTATGTCAAAGACATCCTCGACATCCTCAAGGATAAATCTGTTGACAATGATGTTCGTTACTATGCAGCAGAGGCGTTGGGAAATTTGGGCGATGCTGCTCAACCTTATGTCAAAGACATCGCTGACATCCTCAAGGATAAATCTGTTAACAGTTATGTTCGTGGTAGTGCAGCAAAGGCGTTGGGAAATCTGGGCGATGCTGCCAAACCCTACGTCAAAGACATCCTCGACTTCTTCAAGGATAAATCTCTTGACAATAATGTTCGTGGTAGTGCCGCAGAGGCGTTGGGAAATTTGGGCGATGCTGCTCAACCTTATGTCAAAGACATCCTCGACATCCTCAAGGATAAATCTGTTGACAATGGTGTTGGTTACGGCGCAGCAGTGGCGTTGGGAAAAATAGAACAACTCAAGCTGAATAATATTGTTGTAATTTTAGATAATGTTTATTACGATGGTCAATTACAAATTGCACAGTGGCGATTTTTAACCTATTTCCTTGGTGGTGGCACTGAGGAAGTCAAAACACTGCTGACATGGCTGGGTTTTCCTGAAACTAAAACAATTCCCACTTCCTTAACCCATGAGCAAGGTGTGAAAACTCTCCAAATTTTCGCCCAAGCCTGGGAACCGAGCAAAGATTTCACACGATTACAACAAGACTTAGCCAAACAAATCGCTGTCGTCGCCAGAAAAATCTCTTGGCAACCACAAGATATTGTCATCTTAGAAACTCATTACAACAACCTCAAAAAAGCCGGATTCAACGAAGCGGATTCACTGCAATCAGTCATAGTTAGCCTCAAAGGTTGGCAGTGGTTTATCAACGCCAGACTTACTATCATCTCTCATGCTCTGGTTTGGCTGGCGCTCATCTTCGCTTATCCCAAATTTCCCCAAGTGCAAGCCATCTTTTTCTGGAATCCTTGGGTGCGCCGCATCTTAGGCGTGGGTTACGTCGGCTTTCTCCTCACCTGGATTCCGTTTTTCCGCCGCAAATTATTTGAACCGTTCAAGCCTTCGCTGTTAGCCGATGCTGGGTTAGATAATTTTCACCCGGAAGCTTACTTCCCAGAATCTCTTGTAAAAGTTCCCGGCGCAGAGAAACCCCAAGCGATTAACCAAGTTCTACCCAGCATCACCGGGCAAATCGTTCTGGAAGGTGATTCCGGGTTGGGTAAGTCGATGTTTCTGCGGTATTTAGTCAAAACCTCACCCCGCATTGTCGTTTATCTCCCCGCCCGCAAGTGCGACAATGGGGTAATTGAAGCGATTCAAGCCAAGCTGCACGGACAAGCACAAGACGCTGATTTTCTCAAGAATTTGATTTACAGTGGCGCGTTAGATATCTGTATCGACGGGCTGAACGAAGTCACAGCCGACACCAGGGCGAAAATCTGCCAGTTTGTCGAAAGCTATTTCCGGGGTAACATCATCATGGCTACCCAACCCCTAGAGTGGATACCACCTTCCACCGCCAAGATATATAAATTACAACCCCTGGAGTTAGCACAGATTCAGCAATTTTTACTTTCCCGTCAGCCACAACTACCCAAAGATGCCAACATTCAAGGTGATAATTACAAACAAGCCTGCACAAGTTATTTAACTCAAACTCTCAGCCAGCAACAACCACCGGAGGAGTTAGCCGCTAATCAAAGAATTCTCTCTAACCCGATGGATTTATCACTAGTGGCTTTGATGTTATCTCAAGGTGAGTCTCCTAACTTATTTCACCTGCAACAACAGCAATATAAATTGATGGCGGCGGAGTATTTGCAAGAGTGGAAGCAAGAATTTCCATTAAAAAAATTCTCCGATGCGGTTTATCAAATGCGGCTGGATGATGAACAGGCGCTACCTGCGGCAGAATTTCATCAAGTTTTACAGTCTTTGGAAGATGAGAAGTATAAAATGGTCGTCAGCCGTCAATGGCAAAACGAAGAAGGCGCAGCGAAAAAGGAATGGTACTTCCGCCACGATAAAATTATGGAATTTTTCTTAGTGCAGAACTTTCTCGGTGAGGGTGACGACGCGGAAAAACATCTCATCGACCATATAGGCGACCCGCGTTTTCGTGGTGTATACTTTTTGCTGGCGACGCTATTACCTTTAGATGCGGCGAAGGAACTGCGGGAAAAGTTAATTCAATACGCGGCTGATACGAAGGATCATACTGTGAGCGATACCTTCGTGCAGTTGTTACGGCCAAGGTCGTAA
- the hemB gene encoding porphobilinogen synthase → MFPIQRPRRLRSHPQLRRMVRETILTTNDLIYPLFAVPGEGIAKEVKSMPGVYQLSVDKIVEEAKEVYDLGIPAIILFGIPEDKDVDATGAWHNCGIVQKAATAVKTAVPDLIVIVDTCLCEYTSHGHCGYLQVGDLTGRVLNDPTLELLKKTAVSQAKAGADIIAPSGMMDGFVQAIRAGLDEAGFLDIPILSYAAKYASAYYGPFRDAADSTPQFGDRRTYQMDPGNSREAIKEIELDIAEGADMLMVKPALAYMDIIWRVKEASNLPVAAYNVSGEYSMIKAAALNGWIDEERVVMETLTGFKRAGADLILTYHAKDAARWLR, encoded by the coding sequence ATGTTTCCCATACAACGTCCCCGTCGTTTGCGTAGCCACCCCCAACTGCGCCGGATGGTACGTGAAACCATCCTCACCACCAACGATTTAATTTACCCACTGTTTGCCGTACCAGGCGAGGGAATTGCCAAGGAAGTTAAATCTATGCCGGGAGTCTACCAACTGTCGGTAGACAAAATTGTGGAAGAAGCCAAAGAAGTGTACGACTTAGGCATTCCCGCCATTATTTTATTTGGCATTCCCGAAGATAAAGATGTTGATGCTACTGGTGCTTGGCACAATTGCGGAATTGTCCAAAAAGCTGCTACTGCGGTAAAAACGGCAGTCCCAGACTTAATTGTCATTGTTGACACTTGCTTGTGTGAATACACCAGTCACGGTCACTGTGGTTACTTGCAAGTGGGTGATTTAACAGGCAGAGTTCTCAACGACCCCACCCTAGAATTACTCAAGAAAACCGCTGTTTCTCAAGCCAAGGCTGGTGCAGATATCATTGCTCCTTCTGGGATGATGGATGGCTTTGTCCAAGCAATTCGGGCGGGATTAGATGAAGCAGGATTCCTAGATATCCCCATTTTGTCTTACGCTGCTAAGTATGCTTCCGCTTACTATGGGCCATTCCGGGATGCAGCCGATTCTACACCCCAATTTGGTGATAGAAGAACTTATCAAATGGATCCTGGCAATAGTCGGGAAGCCATTAAGGAAATTGAATTAGATATCGCCGAAGGTGCGGATATGCTCATGGTTAAGCCTGCTTTGGCTTACATGGATATTATCTGGCGGGTGAAGGAAGCGAGTAACTTACCTGTGGCAGCTTACAACGTTTCCGGTGAGTATTCCATGATTAAGGCTGCGGCTTTAAATGGCTGGATTGACGAAGAGCGTGTCGTTATGGAAACCTTAACTGGCTTTAAACGGGCTGGTGCAGACTTGATTTTAACTTACCATGCCAAAGATGCCGCTAGATGGTTGCGGTAA
- a CDS encoding tetratricopeptide repeat protein, translating to MDNNLAVVYLSIVVAILAFAVVSVFRQILKTRKLEGSFAKLRKKLEKEKGTTQEYYELACIYSEKKLYAQAIALFQKALKMAEEEGEEAIAPIYNGLGYTYFAQEQYDLAIRQYKEALKNKPDYVVALNNIGHAYERKKLNAQALQSYEEALKFAPNNSTAKRRAESLRRLVSA from the coding sequence ATGGATAATAATCTAGCTGTTGTTTACCTCTCGATTGTAGTAGCAATTTTGGCATTTGCGGTTGTGAGTGTTTTCCGCCAAATTCTCAAAACTCGGAAATTGGAAGGCTCATTCGCAAAACTGCGAAAAAAATTGGAGAAAGAAAAAGGTACAACTCAGGAATATTACGAGTTAGCCTGTATTTATTCTGAGAAAAAATTGTACGCTCAGGCGATCGCATTATTTCAAAAAGCTCTCAAAATGGCTGAAGAAGAAGGAGAAGAAGCGATTGCTCCTATTTACAATGGACTAGGATATACTTACTTTGCTCAAGAACAGTATGATTTAGCAATTCGTCAATACAAAGAAGCTTTGAAAAATAAACCAGATTATGTGGTGGCATTAAATAATATCGGTCATGCTTATGAACGAAAAAAATTAAATGCTCAGGCGCTACAAAGTTACGAAGAAGCACTGAAATTTGCTCCTAATAATTCCACTGCAAAACGTCGCGCTGAATCTCTCCGCCGCTTGGTATCTGCTTAA
- a CDS encoding transporter substrate-binding domain-containing protein has translation MKVETYPKHQSRGWQKFGSLLKKLVTQQVCFSSFILYSLSLNRLYRVLSTAILGIFCCLFLVTGLPASAAEMPEIQRRGYFTIAVKDNLPPLGFRDGNGNIQGLEIDLAQRLAADLLGKAEAVKLQPVANSDRLSVVLKQKVDLTIARVTATESRSRLVSFSVPYYLDGTYLITKDNTVKELRDLAKRKIAVLNHSNTIAQVRYYVPNAELVGVNSYQEGREQLESNTANAFAADASVLSGWIKQYPQYRLLPTKLSTEPLSVVMPKGLQYDELRRKVNEAIARYTVEGWLKQRAQYWGLP, from the coding sequence ATGAAGGTTGAAACTTACCCCAAGCATCAATCAAGGGGTTGGCAAAAATTTGGCTCGTTGCTCAAAAAATTGGTGACGCAACAAGTCTGTTTTTCATCCTTTATTCTTTATTCTTTATCCTTGAATCGGTTATATCGGGTATTATCCACCGCCATTTTGGGGATTTTTTGCTGTTTATTTTTAGTCACAGGATTACCTGCATCTGCCGCAGAAATGCCAGAAATTCAGCGGCGGGGCTATTTTACAATTGCTGTTAAAGATAATCTGCCTCCTTTGGGATTTAGGGATGGTAATGGTAATATCCAAGGCTTAGAAATTGATTTGGCGCAACGTTTAGCCGCAGATTTACTAGGAAAAGCCGAGGCTGTAAAATTGCAACCTGTAGCGAATAGCGATCGCTTATCTGTAGTGTTAAAGCAGAAGGTGGATTTAACTATTGCCAGAGTCACAGCTACTGAGTCACGCTCTCGGTTAGTAAGTTTTAGTGTGCCTTATTACTTGGATGGCACTTACTTGATTACAAAGGATAACACCGTCAAAGAACTGCGGGATTTAGCCAAGCGTAAAATAGCCGTACTCAATCACTCAAATACAATTGCCCAAGTGCGTTATTATGTTCCCAATGCGGAATTAGTGGGAGTAAATTCTTACCAGGAAGGACGAGAGCAGCTAGAAAGTAACACAGCAAACGCTTTTGCAGCCGACGCGAGTGTCCTCAGCGGTTGGATAAAACAATATCCCCAATATCGGCTATTACCCACCAAGCTATCGACTGAACCTTTATCTGTAGTTATGCCCAAGGGCTTGCAATACGATGAACTGAGACGTAAAGTAAATGAAGCGATCGCTCGTTACACAGTCGAAGGTTGGCTGAAGCAACGCGCTCAATATTGGGGATTACCCTAA
- a CDS encoding type II toxin-antitoxin system HicB family antitoxin — MTQKTQMAAIIEREGNGYVALCPELNIASRQDDTIEEPRTNLIEAL; from the coding sequence ATGACACAAAAAACACAAATGGCTGCTATCATTGAGCGCGAAGGAAATGGCTATGTAGCATTATGTCCCGAATTAAATATAGCCAGCCGCCAAGATGACACAATTGAAGAACCACGAACTAATTTAATCGAAGCATTGTAA
- a CDS encoding type II toxin-antitoxin system HicB family antitoxin has protein sequence MSYKVSIVIEKDEYGYYAYCPELPGCQSQGNSLEEVQENIKEAVELYIETLSNAEKQALQNKEVLTMTLEVKVA, from the coding sequence ATGTCTTATAAAGTCAGCATTGTGATTGAAAAAGATGAATATGGATATTATGCTTATTGTCCTGAACTTCCTGGTTGTCAATCTCAAGGTAATTCACTAGAAGAAGTACAAGAAAACATCAAAGAAGCAGTGGAACTATACATAGAAACATTATCTAATGCAGAAAAACAAGCACTGCAAAACAAAGAAGTATTAACCATGACTTTGGAGGTTAAAGTTGCCTAA
- the rpmI gene encoding 50S ribosomal protein L35, giving the protein MPKLKTRKAAAKRFRATGSGKIVRRKAFKNHLLEHKTTNKKRKFSKMAVVNERDEENVRLMLPYL; this is encoded by the coding sequence ATGCCTAAACTAAAAACCCGTAAAGCAGCAGCGAAACGGTTCCGCGCTACTGGAAGCGGTAAAATCGTCCGTCGCAAAGCCTTCAAAAATCACTTGTTAGAACACAAGACCACTAACAAAAAGCGTAAATTCTCCAAAATGGCAGTTGTCAACGAGCGCGACGAAGAAAACGTGCGCTTGATGCTGCCTTATTTGTAA
- a CDS encoding serine protease — MKFNYLLTPALIGVSVAFVQPQIAVALSSTEVSKIAKAMTVLIENQNGSGSGVIIRRNGETYTVLTAKHVIDNPDKYAVVTPDDRRYELKYNTVKKLPGVDLAMGQFTSNKTYPVAKLGNSDDISEGATSYVAGFPQPSAAISISIYNFIEGRITANASKALRDGYALVYNNDTLPGMSGGPVLNDKGELVGIHGRGDTAENYQISDKNPDVIIKTGFNLGIPINTFLRTLPKAEVGAVSQPTPTAPKADDFYIQGGDKYKKGDYKGAIEAYNQAISINPKYSYAYNDRGNARYYLGDKQGALKDYNQAIKINPEYAFAYYNRGNILYDFDDKRGALADYNQALKLNPNYSSAYNNRGNSHYALGDKQRALADYNLAIKVDPGNSEAYYNRGNTRAILGDKQGAITDYNQAIKINPNYVFAYNNRGNTRYDLGDYQGAIADYTQAVKINPNHSSAYNGRGNSRYYLGDKQGALNDYTLALKANPNNAEAYYNRGNARSDLKDSPAAIADYNEAIKLNPNYSAAYNGRGNAFYYLGEKQKALADYSQAIKSDANNSEAYYNRGNVYFDLGNKKGAISDYTQAIKINPNYAYAYNNRGNTKYDLNDLQGALADYNQALKLLPNYAFAYYNRANVYKNLGDLEGAIADYNRAIINNSNYAQAYQNRGLARYDLGEQQAGISDLEIAANLYKEQGNAAAYQQTVQAIIKRQR, encoded by the coding sequence ATGAAATTTAACTATCTATTAACACCAGCACTGATTGGAGTTTCAGTTGCTTTTGTGCAACCACAAATAGCTGTCGCGCTTTCTTCAACGGAAGTCAGCAAAATCGCTAAAGCTATGACGGTGTTGATTGAAAATCAAAATGGTTCTGGTTCTGGGGTAATTATTCGCCGCAACGGCGAGACTTACACTGTATTAACGGCTAAACACGTTATCGACAACCCAGATAAATATGCAGTTGTCACTCCCGACGATCGCCGTTATGAGTTAAAGTACAATACGGTGAAAAAACTGCCAGGGGTAGATCTAGCGATGGGGCAGTTTACCAGTAATAAAACTTATCCTGTGGCTAAGTTGGGTAACTCCGATGATATCAGCGAAGGTGCAACATCTTATGTTGCGGGGTTCCCTCAACCTAGTGCAGCAATTTCTATCTCAATTTACAATTTCATTGAAGGGCGAATCACTGCCAATGCTTCCAAAGCTCTGCGTGATGGTTATGCTTTAGTTTATAATAACGACACTCTACCGGGAATGAGTGGCGGCCCAGTACTGAATGATAAAGGCGAATTAGTCGGTATTCACGGTAGAGGTGACACCGCCGAGAACTATCAAATTTCTGATAAAAATCCCGACGTAATTATCAAAACTGGCTTTAATTTGGGAATTCCCATCAATACTTTTTTGCGAACCTTACCAAAAGCCGAGGTAGGTGCTGTCAGTCAACCAACACCCACCGCACCCAAAGCGGATGACTTTTATATTCAGGGTGGGGATAAGTATAAGAAAGGTGATTACAAAGGGGCTATTGAAGCTTACAACCAGGCAATTAGCATCAATCCCAAATATTCTTATGCTTACAATGATAGGGGAAATGCCCGTTATTATTTAGGTGATAAACAAGGTGCATTAAAAGATTACAACCAAGCCATAAAAATTAATCCTGAATATGCCTTTGCTTACTATAATCGAGGCAATATTCTCTATGATTTTGACGATAAGCGGGGGGCGTTAGCTGATTATAACCAAGCTTTGAAACTGAATCCTAATTATTCTTCTGCTTATAATAATCGTGGTAACTCACACTATGCTTTAGGCGATAAGCAAAGGGCGCTGGCTGATTATAACTTAGCTATTAAAGTTGATCCGGGTAATTCTGAAGCTTATTACAATCGGGGAAATACTCGTGCTATTTTAGGAGATAAGCAAGGGGCAATAACTGATTACAATCAAGCGATTAAGATTAACCCTAATTATGTTTTTGCCTACAACAACCGAGGTAATACCCGCTATGATTTGGGTGATTATCAAGGAGCGATCGCAGATTACACCCAAGCTGTTAAAATCAATCCTAATCATTCATCGGCTTACAACGGGAGAGGGAATTCTCGTTATTACTTGGGCGATAAGCAAGGCGCACTGAACGATTACACTTTGGCTCTAAAAGCTAATCCTAACAATGCTGAAGCTTATTATAACCGAGGCAATGCTCGCTCTGATTTGAAAGATTCTCCGGCGGCGATCGCTGATTACAACGAAGCAATTAAACTTAATCCTAACTATTCTGCTGCTTACAATGGTAGAGGTAATGCCTTTTATTATTTAGGTGAAAAGCAAAAGGCACTTGCAGATTATAGCCAAGCTATCAAAAGCGATGCTAATAATTCCGAAGCTTACTATAACCGAGGCAATGTCTACTTTGATTTAGGTAATAAAAAAGGAGCGATCTCCGACTATACCCAAGCGATTAAAATTAATCCCAATTATGCCTATGCTTACAATAATCGCGGTAATACTAAATATGATTTAAATGATTTACAAGGAGCCTTAGCTGATTATAATCAAGCATTGAAGCTTCTACCTAATTATGCCTTTGCTTACTACAATCGAGCTAATGTTTACAAAAATCTGGGAGACTTAGAAGGAGCGATCGCCGATTATAATCGAGCAATTATCAATAACTCCAACTATGCCCAAGCTTATCAAAATCGTGGTCTAGCTCGTTATGATTTAGGCGAACAGCAAGCAGGTATTAGTGATTTAGAAATAGCAGCTAATTTGTATAAAGAACAAGGAAATGCAGCAGCTTATCAACAAACCGTACAAGCAATTATAAAACGTCAACGTTAG
- a CDS encoding type II toxin-antitoxin system HicA family toxin, with protein MPKQPRLTAIEAEKLLLEAGFVQIRSKGSHRIYFREEVRVVIPFHTGKVLHPKIVKQVLQAIGTSDDETIENED; from the coding sequence TTGCCTAAACAGCCTCGGCTTACTGCAATAGAAGCTGAAAAACTTTTACTAGAAGCAGGCTTTGTTCAAATTAGAAGTAAAGGAAGTCATAGAATTTATTTCCGAGAAGAAGTAAGGGTTGTAATTCCCTTTCATACAGGAAAAGTCCTGCACCCTAAGATAGTTAAACAAGTTCTACAAGCTATTGGTACTTCTGACGATGAAACTATTGAGAATGAAGATTAA